Proteins encoded together in one Variovorax paradoxus EPS window:
- a CDS encoding cyclase family protein: protein MTTTTELMSAAEILGGLVTAMASGRIRVIDLTQTLTPEFPQIALPPEMGQCWPFRIEEVSKYDERGPAWYWNNFSCGEHTGTHFDAPIHWISGRDLPNNSVDTIPVQNFVAPACVIDCSADVQSNDDYLLSVADIERYEAAHGRIPKGAWVLMRTDWSKRSDPEAYQNFDETGQHTPGPSTEAVRFLVEQRDVLGFGSEAIGTDAGQGYHLRPPYPCHYYMHGAGRYGLQCLSNLDLLPPAGAVLICPPLKIEKGSGSPLRVLALVGAQA, encoded by the coding sequence ATGACGACAACCACCGAACTGATGTCCGCCGCCGAAATCCTCGGCGGCCTCGTGACCGCCATGGCGAGCGGCCGCATCCGCGTGATCGACCTCACGCAGACGCTCACGCCCGAATTCCCGCAGATCGCACTGCCGCCCGAGATGGGCCAGTGCTGGCCCTTCCGCATCGAGGAAGTGTCGAAGTACGACGAGCGCGGTCCGGCCTGGTACTGGAACAACTTCTCCTGCGGCGAGCACACCGGCACGCACTTCGATGCACCGATCCACTGGATATCCGGACGCGACCTGCCGAACAATTCGGTCGACACCATCCCCGTGCAGAACTTCGTCGCGCCGGCCTGCGTGATCGACTGCTCGGCCGATGTGCAATCGAATGACGACTACCTGCTGAGCGTCGCCGACATCGAGCGCTACGAAGCCGCGCACGGCCGCATCCCGAAGGGTGCGTGGGTGCTGATGCGCACCGACTGGTCCAAGCGCAGCGACCCCGAGGCGTATCAGAACTTCGACGAGACGGGCCAGCACACCCCCGGCCCGAGCACCGAGGCCGTTCGCTTCCTGGTGGAGCAGCGCGACGTGCTGGGTTTCGGCTCGGAGGCCATCGGCACCGACGCGGGACAGGGCTATCACCTGCGGCCGCCGTACCCGTGCCACTACTACATGCACGGCGCGGGACGCTATGGCCTGCAGTGCCTGAGCAACCTCGACCTGCTGCCGCCCGCGGGTGCGGTGCTGATTTGCCCGCCGCTGAAGATCGAGAAGGGCAGCGGCAGTCCGCTGCGCGTGCTGGCACTCGTGGGAGCGCAGGCATGA
- a CDS encoding SDR family oxidoreductase, translating to MTTQPKVAAVTGGSAGIGKAICEDLLAQGYEVVSLARRKAEIDHPKLHSLEVDLSDRAATGEAVRELVERFAPTTIVHNAGVIRAALLPEVKLDDLDALVDLHLGCAIQLVQGALPAMRAQRFGRVVLLSSRAALGLATRTSYSATKAGMLGMARTWALELAADGITVNVVAPGPIRTDMFYDVVEAGSEKERALAASVPVKRLGESADVARAVRFFADPDNSFVTGQVLYVCGGTSVGSLAL from the coding sequence ATGACCACGCAGCCCAAGGTCGCGGCCGTCACCGGCGGCAGCGCCGGCATCGGGAAGGCGATATGCGAAGACCTGCTCGCACAGGGCTACGAGGTGGTGTCGCTCGCGCGCCGCAAGGCAGAGATCGACCATCCGAAACTGCACAGCCTGGAGGTCGACCTGAGCGACCGCGCCGCCACGGGCGAGGCGGTGCGCGAACTGGTCGAGCGCTTTGCGCCGACCACCATCGTGCACAACGCCGGCGTCATCCGCGCAGCGTTGCTGCCGGAGGTGAAGCTCGACGACCTCGATGCGCTGGTCGACCTGCACCTGGGCTGCGCAATCCAGCTCGTGCAGGGCGCACTGCCCGCGATGCGCGCGCAGCGCTTCGGCCGCGTCGTGCTGCTGTCGTCGCGCGCGGCGCTGGGCCTCGCGACCCGCACCAGTTACTCCGCGACCAAGGCCGGCATGCTGGGCATGGCCCGCACCTGGGCACTCGAACTCGCGGCGGACGGCATCACGGTGAACGTCGTGGCGCCGGGCCCGATTCGCACCGACATGTTCTACGACGTCGTCGAAGCCGGCAGCGAGAAGGAACGCGCGCTCGCGGCCTCCGTGCCCGTCAAGCGCCTGGGCGAATCGGCCGATGTGGCACGCGCCGTGCGTTTCTTTGCCGACCCTGACAACAGCTTCGTCACCGGCCAGGTGCTCTACGTCTGCGGCGGCACCAGCGTCGGCAGCCTGGCCCTCTAG
- a CDS encoding SDR family NAD(P)-dependent oxidoreductase has translation MTMPLMRPPRKNPVLRTRQMNLPPGARGRVALGLTAAAAEGRFELQTCEDCGTVQYPPREVCHKCLSAALRWRAQSGEGELLGSTTLHHSNDLFFRERLPWRLGLVHLDAGPTLMVHLHGEVGDAPTRVRVGARLDRAGQAVLIGFPNEGSAHMADDKMLREMTSDPKFRKALVTDGKTETGQAIVCALVKAGADIVWVGHAEPWKKMGDGLDDISALPQVTLVPLDLTNGRQVTELAGSIGGKVDIVINNAEVHRTFGIGARRGTDVAKAEMDINYFGLLRLAQEFGPALKGRSADGATGATAWVNLLSIYALSNFPPHGTFSASKAAAHSLAQCLRAEMRPAGIRVINVFPGPIDDEWNQHTPPPKLAPTALANAIVKALRDGVEDVYPGDVAQEWLERWRDNPKVLERELAAGG, from the coding sequence ATGACGATGCCCCTGATGCGCCCCCCGCGCAAGAACCCGGTGCTGCGCACCCGGCAGATGAACCTGCCGCCCGGCGCGCGCGGCCGCGTCGCGCTCGGCCTCACGGCCGCCGCCGCCGAAGGCCGCTTCGAACTGCAGACCTGCGAAGACTGCGGCACCGTGCAGTATCCGCCGCGCGAGGTCTGCCACAAGTGCCTGTCTGCTGCACTGCGCTGGCGCGCGCAGAGCGGCGAGGGCGAGCTGCTGGGCAGCACCACGCTGCACCACAGCAACGACCTGTTCTTCCGCGAGCGGCTGCCCTGGCGGCTGGGCCTGGTGCACCTGGATGCCGGCCCCACGCTCATGGTCCACCTGCACGGCGAGGTCGGTGATGCGCCCACGCGCGTGCGCGTAGGCGCCCGGCTCGACCGCGCGGGCCAGGCCGTTCTCATTGGTTTTCCGAATGAAGGGAGTGCCCATATGGCCGACGACAAGATGCTGCGTGAAATGACCAGCGACCCCAAGTTCCGCAAGGCGCTGGTGACCGACGGCAAGACCGAGACCGGCCAGGCCATCGTGTGCGCGCTGGTGAAGGCGGGCGCCGACATCGTCTGGGTCGGCCACGCCGAACCCTGGAAGAAGATGGGCGACGGGCTGGACGACATCTCGGCGCTGCCGCAGGTCACGCTGGTTCCTCTCGATCTCACCAACGGCCGGCAGGTGACCGAGCTTGCGGGCTCCATCGGCGGCAAGGTCGACATCGTCATCAACAACGCCGAGGTGCACCGCACCTTCGGCATCGGCGCGCGGCGCGGCACCGACGTGGCCAAGGCTGAGATGGACATCAACTACTTCGGCCTGCTGCGCCTCGCGCAGGAGTTCGGGCCTGCGCTCAAGGGCCGCTCGGCCGATGGCGCGACCGGCGCGACCGCATGGGTCAACCTGCTGTCGATCTACGCGCTCAGCAACTTTCCGCCGCACGGCACATTCAGTGCCTCGAAGGCGGCGGCGCATTCGCTCGCGCAATGCCTTCGCGCCGAGATGCGGCCGGCCGGCATCCGCGTGATCAACGTGTTCCCCGGCCCCATCGACGACGAATGGAACCAGCACACGCCGCCGCCCAAGCTGGCGCCCACCGCTCTGGCGAACGCCATCGTGAAGGCGCTGCGCGACGGCGTCGAAGACGTCTATCCCGGCGACGTCGCGCAGGAGTGGCTGGAGCGCTGGCGCGACAACCCGAAGGTGCTCGAACGCGAGCTGGCCGCAGGCGGCTGA
- a CDS encoding aromatic-ring-hydroxylating dioxygenase subunit beta — MAGTDTRVTRQDLIDFVVNEAHLLDTRRYEEWNALFTDDAFYWVPLVPDQEDGLNHTSHLYEDKLLRDLRIERLKSPRAFSQQPPSRCHHLLQVPVVETFDAEGNRFVVRTSFHYTESQGDELQFYVGTFFHHLTLQDGALRMTLKRVNLLNCDAALPAVQLFI; from the coding sequence ATGGCCGGCACCGACACCCGAGTCACCCGCCAGGACCTCATCGACTTCGTCGTGAACGAAGCGCACCTGCTCGACACGCGCCGCTATGAAGAGTGGAACGCGCTCTTCACCGACGACGCTTTCTACTGGGTGCCGCTCGTGCCCGATCAGGAAGACGGCCTCAATCACACCTCGCACCTCTACGAAGACAAGCTGCTGCGCGACCTGCGCATCGAGCGCCTGAAGAGCCCGCGCGCGTTTTCGCAGCAGCCGCCGAGCCGCTGCCATCATCTGCTGCAGGTGCCGGTCGTCGAGACCTTCGACGCCGAGGGCAACCGCTTCGTGGTGCGCACCAGCTTCCACTACACCGAATCGCAAGGCGACGAGCTGCAGTTCTACGTCGGCACCTTTTTTCATCACCTCACGCTTCAGGACGGCGCGCTGCGCATGACGCTCAAGCGCGTGAACCTGCTCAACTGCGACGCGGCGCTTCCTGCCGTGCAGCTTTTTATCTAA
- a CDS encoding ABC transporter substrate-binding protein, giving the protein MKVLNRFRALASIAVGLGALSAVAGAWAADLKVGFITSLSGPVSSLGIPYEKGMKAALAYKADLGGRKIQMVQLDDASDPSTAARNARKMIDEDKVDVIIGTAGSPGALAIAGVARETKTPLISIANANLPGEEGAWMVTLPQPAPLMVSAVVERMKKSGVKTVGYIGFSDAWGDLVYDALQKSAEPAGIKIVSNERYARADSSVTGQVLKIVALRPDAVITGTSGTPGALPYLALAERGYKGQIYGMHALINPDFVRVGGAAVEGLLAPTGPVIVAEQLPNDNPIRKVSMDFRAAYQKANGAPPTDAFSAYTFDAWLLYLDAAQRALATKAEPGTPQFRLALRDAIVSTKELVGTHSVYNFKPTDRYGSDERSRVVVKLEKGQWKLVP; this is encoded by the coding sequence ATGAAAGTCCTGAACCGATTCCGTGCCCTCGCAAGCATTGCCGTGGGCCTCGGCGCCCTGAGTGCCGTGGCGGGCGCCTGGGCGGCCGATCTCAAGGTCGGGTTCATCACCTCGCTCTCGGGGCCGGTCTCGTCGCTCGGCATTCCCTATGAAAAGGGCATGAAGGCCGCGCTCGCCTACAAGGCGGACCTGGGCGGCCGCAAGATCCAGATGGTGCAGCTCGACGACGCGTCGGACCCGTCCACGGCCGCACGCAACGCCCGCAAGATGATCGACGAGGACAAGGTCGACGTCATCATCGGCACCGCGGGATCGCCCGGTGCGCTGGCCATCGCCGGCGTGGCGCGCGAGACGAAGACGCCGCTGATCTCCATCGCCAATGCCAACCTGCCGGGCGAAGAGGGCGCGTGGATGGTCACGCTGCCGCAGCCTGCGCCGCTGATGGTGAGCGCGGTGGTCGAGCGCATGAAGAAATCGGGCGTGAAGACGGTCGGCTACATCGGCTTTTCCGACGCCTGGGGCGACCTGGTGTACGACGCGCTGCAGAAGAGCGCGGAGCCGGCTGGCATCAAGATCGTGTCGAACGAGCGCTATGCGCGCGCCGATTCGTCGGTGACCGGGCAGGTGCTCAAGATCGTGGCGCTGCGCCCCGATGCAGTAATCACCGGCACCTCGGGCACGCCCGGCGCGCTGCCTTACCTGGCGCTCGCGGAGCGCGGCTACAAGGGCCAGATCTACGGCATGCATGCGCTCATCAACCCCGACTTCGTGCGCGTGGGCGGTGCTGCCGTCGAAGGCCTGCTCGCACCCACCGGCCCGGTGATCGTGGCCGAGCAGTTGCCCAACGACAACCCGATCCGCAAGGTGTCGATGGACTTCCGCGCCGCCTACCAGAAGGCCAACGGCGCACCGCCGACCGATGCCTTCTCGGCCTACACCTTCGACGCCTGGCTGCTGTACCTCGATGCGGCCCAGCGTGCGCTTGCCACCAAGGCCGAGCCGGGCACGCCGCAGTTCCGCCTTGCCCTGCGCGATGCCATCGTGAGTACCAAGGAGCTGGTGGGCACGCACAGCGTCTACAACTTCAAGCCGACCGATCGCTATGGGTCGGACGAACGCTCGCGTGTCGTCGTGAAGCTGGAAAAGGGTCAATGGAAGCTGGTTCCCTGA
- a CDS encoding thiolase family protein, whose product MSRNRLSYEGVAVAVPITVPYVRYSTHTAHWFIGQAVQALVEASGVAKEEIDGLCLSSFSLAPDTAVGVTQHLGMSPRWLDHVPTGGASGVMCLRRAARAVQAGDADIVACVGADTNHVDSFRQTLGSFSNFARDASYPYGSGGPNSIFAFITANYMRTYGAKREDFGRICVDQRTNALGNPNAMFKKGLTLDEYMAARPISDPIHLFDCVMPCAGADAFLVMSEERARDLGLPHAVIRGAIERHNAYAEDPVMVQGGWRKDRDDLYAQAGMQPAALDFVQTYDDYPVIVMMQFEDLGFCEKGEGSAFVQSHTMTFDGSFPNNTSGGQLSAGQAGAAGGFLGMVEAIRQLTDQAGPRAVPDAQLGLVAGFGMVTYDRCLCTGAVILGRPA is encoded by the coding sequence ATGAGTCGCAACCGGCTTTCCTACGAAGGCGTCGCGGTGGCCGTGCCCATCACGGTGCCCTACGTGCGCTACTCCACGCACACCGCGCATTGGTTCATCGGGCAGGCCGTGCAGGCGCTGGTCGAAGCCAGCGGCGTCGCCAAGGAAGAGATCGACGGCCTGTGCCTCAGCAGCTTCTCGCTCGCGCCCGACACGGCTGTGGGCGTGACGCAGCATCTTGGAATGTCGCCGCGCTGGCTCGACCATGTACCTACCGGCGGCGCCTCGGGCGTGATGTGCCTGCGCCGCGCCGCGCGCGCCGTGCAGGCGGGCGATGCCGACATCGTCGCCTGCGTGGGCGCCGACACCAACCACGTCGATTCCTTCCGCCAGACGCTCGGCAGCTTCAGCAACTTCGCACGCGATGCGAGCTACCCCTACGGCTCGGGCGGGCCGAACTCGATCTTCGCGTTCATCACCGCCAACTACATGCGTACCTACGGCGCGAAGCGCGAGGACTTCGGCCGCATCTGCGTGGACCAGCGCACCAACGCGCTCGGCAACCCCAATGCGATGTTCAAGAAGGGCCTCACGCTCGACGAGTACATGGCGGCGCGGCCCATCTCCGATCCGATCCATCTCTTCGATTGCGTGATGCCCTGCGCAGGCGCCGACGCCTTCCTCGTGATGAGCGAGGAGCGCGCCCGCGACCTGGGCCTGCCGCATGCGGTGATCCGCGGCGCCATCGAGCGCCACAACGCCTACGCCGAAGACCCGGTGATGGTGCAGGGCGGCTGGCGCAAGGACCGCGACGACCTCTATGCGCAGGCCGGCATGCAGCCCGCCGCGCTCGACTTCGTGCAGACCTACGACGACTACCCCGTCATTGTGATGATGCAGTTCGAGGACCTGGGCTTCTGCGAGAAGGGCGAGGGCTCGGCTTTCGTGCAGTCGCACACCATGACCTTCGACGGCAGCTTTCCCAACAACACGAGCGGCGGGCAACTCTCGGCGGGGCAGGCGGGGGCGGCGGGTGGTTTCCTCGGCATGGTCGAGGCGATCCGCCAGTTGACCGATCAAGCCGGACCGCGCGCGGTGCCCGACGCACAACTCGGCCTTGTTGCCGGCTTCGGGATGGTGACCTACGACCGCTGCCTGTGTACCGGCGCGGTCATCCTGGGGAGACCCGCATGA
- a CDS encoding AMP-binding protein, with amino-acid sequence MRHATVHQVFSATAARTPEAEFLFTESVTAAAYGIAAGAIRWGEAAAEVERLRAAYAEAGYGHGHRVGLLLENRPAFLFHWFALNALGVSVVPINAEMRSAELVYLIGHSEIGLAVTLPERANDLRAAAAQAGVTFETMGPGDAVPSARTTAPRASEPIGVDTECGLLYTSGTTGRPKGCILSNAYFLRAGEWYAALDGVCSIRPDTERVITPLPLNHMNAMAFSTMVVLVAGGCLVQLDRFHPKTWLASARESGATIVHYLGVMPAMLLSASPSAADRDHAIRWGFGAGVDRKNHASFEERFGFPLVEAWAMTETGAAACIMANREPRLVGTSCFGRQEDFVQIRLVGEDGSDVGTDAPGELLVRSAGDDPKRWFFSGYLKDEEATREAWADGWFHTGDLVRRDAEGNFFFVDRKKNVIRRSGENISAVEVESVLNQHPAVKTSAVAATPDAVRGDEVLACIVMREDADASQREQVAASIVQHALAQLAYYKAPGYVAFVDALPLTPSQKIQRGQLREMAHSLPGQGHCIDTRSMKKRQA; translated from the coding sequence ATGCGACACGCCACCGTCCATCAAGTTTTTTCGGCGACCGCGGCGCGCACGCCGGAGGCCGAGTTCCTGTTCACCGAATCGGTGACGGCCGCGGCCTATGGCATCGCAGCCGGCGCCATTCGCTGGGGCGAAGCCGCTGCCGAGGTCGAGCGCCTGCGCGCGGCCTATGCAGAGGCCGGCTACGGGCACGGCCATCGTGTCGGCTTGCTGCTGGAGAACCGGCCCGCGTTCCTCTTCCACTGGTTCGCGCTCAATGCCCTCGGCGTGAGCGTGGTGCCGATCAACGCCGAGATGCGATCGGCCGAGCTGGTCTACCTGATCGGCCACAGCGAAATCGGCCTCGCCGTGACGCTGCCCGAACGCGCGAACGACTTGCGCGCAGCCGCGGCACAAGCTGGCGTGACCTTCGAGACGATGGGGCCGGGCGACGCAGTGCCGAGCGCAAGGACTACCGCGCCGCGTGCTAGCGAGCCCATCGGTGTCGACACCGAATGCGGCCTGCTCTACACCTCGGGCACGACCGGGCGCCCCAAGGGTTGCATCCTGAGCAACGCCTACTTCCTGCGCGCGGGCGAGTGGTATGCCGCGCTCGACGGCGTGTGCAGCATCCGCCCTGATACCGAACGCGTCATCACGCCGCTGCCGCTCAATCACATGAACGCGATGGCGTTCTCCACCATGGTGGTGCTGGTGGCGGGCGGCTGCCTGGTGCAGCTCGACCGCTTCCATCCGAAGACGTGGCTCGCCAGCGCGCGCGAAAGCGGCGCGACCATCGTTCATTACCTCGGCGTGATGCCGGCGATGCTGCTCTCTGCCTCGCCCTCCGCCGCCGACCGCGACCACGCGATCCGCTGGGGCTTCGGTGCCGGCGTGGACCGCAAGAACCATGCGTCCTTCGAGGAGCGATTCGGCTTCCCGCTGGTCGAGGCCTGGGCCATGACCGAGACCGGTGCGGCCGCCTGCATCATGGCCAACCGCGAGCCGCGCCTGGTGGGCACAAGCTGCTTCGGCCGGCAGGAAGACTTCGTGCAGATCCGCCTCGTGGGCGAAGACGGCAGCGATGTTGGCACCGATGCGCCGGGCGAGTTGCTCGTGCGCTCGGCCGGTGACGACCCGAAGCGCTGGTTCTTCTCCGGCTACCTCAAGGACGAGGAAGCCACGCGCGAAGCCTGGGCCGATGGCTGGTTCCACACCGGCGACCTCGTGCGCCGCGACGCCGAGGGCAATTTCTTCTTCGTCGACCGCAAGAAGAACGTGATCCGCCGCAGCGGCGAAAACATCTCGGCCGTCGAGGTCGAGAGCGTGCTCAACCAGCATCCCGCCGTGAAGACCTCGGCCGTGGCCGCCACGCCGGACGCGGTGCGCGGCGACGAGGTGCTGGCCTGCATCGTGATGCGCGAGGATGCCGATGCATCGCAGCGCGAGCAGGTCGCAGCCAGCATCGTGCAGCACGCGCTCGCGCAGCTGGCCTATTACAAGGCGCCGGGCTACGTCGCCTTCGTCGATGCGCTGCCGCTCACGCCCTCCCAGAAGATCCAGCGCGGGCAACTGCGCGAGATGGCGCATTCGCTGCCGGGGCAGGGCCATTGCATCGACACCCGGTCGATGAAGAAGAGGCAAGCATGA
- a CDS encoding ABC transporter substrate-binding protein, whose product MKKKLARIVGLTAVALAAAQAMAADLKIGFISSLSGPVAALGVPYEKGIRAAIAEHPEIGGRKVQLIVLDDASDPTTAGRNARKLVTEDKVDVLIGTSGVPGAMAIASVARELNTPLISPTPVTIAGPEGAWTVTVSQPFPLMVAGVVERMQKSGVKTVAFIGFSDALGDLAYDSLVKSAATAGIKVVANERYARSDSSVAGQILKIVAARPDAVFAGNSGTPGALPYIALAERGYKGKIYGTHGLINADFVRVGGASIEGLQVPSGPVLVADQLPDSNPIKKVSMGFRAAYQKVNGAVPTDAFSSYTYDAYLLLADAASRTKGEPGTPQYRTALRDAIVSTKELVGTHGIYTFKPDDRYGSDQRGVVIVQMSKGQWKLVP is encoded by the coding sequence ATGAAAAAGAAACTGGCCCGCATCGTCGGCCTCACTGCCGTCGCACTGGCCGCCGCACAAGCCATGGCGGCCGACCTGAAGATCGGCTTCATCAGCTCGTTGTCGGGCCCTGTCGCCGCACTCGGCGTGCCCTATGAAAAGGGCATTCGCGCAGCCATTGCCGAGCATCCGGAAATCGGCGGGCGCAAGGTGCAGCTCATCGTGCTCGACGACGCCTCCGACCCGACCACCGCAGGCCGCAACGCGCGCAAGCTGGTGACCGAAGACAAGGTCGACGTGCTCATCGGCACCTCGGGCGTGCCGGGCGCGATGGCCATCGCCTCGGTGGCGCGCGAACTCAACACGCCGCTGATCTCGCCCACGCCGGTGACCATCGCCGGCCCCGAAGGCGCATGGACGGTGACGGTGTCGCAACCGTTCCCGCTCATGGTCGCGGGCGTGGTCGAGCGCATGCAGAAGTCCGGCGTGAAGACGGTGGCCTTCATCGGTTTCTCCGATGCGCTGGGGGATCTCGCCTACGACTCGCTGGTCAAGAGCGCGGCCACGGCCGGCATCAAGGTGGTGGCGAACGAGCGCTATGCGCGCAGCGATTCGTCGGTGGCGGGGCAGATCCTGAAGATCGTCGCGGCGCGGCCCGATGCCGTATTCGCCGGCAACTCCGGCACGCCGGGCGCGCTGCCCTACATCGCACTCGCCGAGCGCGGCTACAAGGGCAAGATCTACGGCACGCACGGGCTCATCAACGCCGACTTCGTGCGCGTGGGCGGCGCCTCCATCGAAGGGCTGCAGGTGCCCAGCGGCCCGGTGCTCGTGGCCGACCAGCTGCCCGACAGCAACCCCATCAAGAAGGTGTCGATGGGCTTCCGCGCGGCCTACCAGAAGGTGAACGGCGCGGTGCCGACCGATGCCTTCTCCTCGTACACCTACGACGCCTACCTGCTGCTGGCCGACGCCGCCTCGCGCACCAAGGGCGAGCCGGGCACGCCGCAATACCGGACCGCGTTGCGCGATGCCATCGTGAGCACCAAGGAGCTGGTGGGCACGCACGGCATCTACACCTTCAAGCCCGACGACCGCTATGGCTCCGACCAGCGCGGCGTGGTGATCGTGCAGATGAGCAAGGGCCAGTGGAAGCTGGTCCCCTGA